The genome window TTAAGAAAACAGTCGAAGCCCCTCCCCTGGGGATATTTGGGCTTGGACTTTTCCCCCGGGCACCCCTCCCCTGCCCTCTACCGGGCCCCTCCTGGGACGTTTTTCTAAAGCCCCCCACTGGTACTCCCATTGGGCAAAATCTCAGGAAAGGCGAGGAGTCTCTAGCCAAAATATCTCGCCTTTCATTTGCCAAATGCGAAACAAGGATAAAACCATGAAGAAGCAATGCCTATGGGATAAAGCGCATCTATTTTATCCAAGCTATAAATGTCGCTGCGACTTTCTATGTGAAAAATGCAACAAAGAAATCTATGAGCATTATCGTGTCTTATACAGTCCAGAACAATTCAAAGAAAACATTGACATGATCAAAAAGCAAAGAAAGCTCGCCATGGAACGAGATTGGACTGTAGGTGAAGCATGGATTGTCAAGATCATCGGGTTGGATATGCTTGTAAAGATCGCTTTATTTGACAATCTCGTGTAACATCTTGGTATAATTTATAGATTAAAGGTGGACCGCCCTACCCGGTGGTTCACTGTTTTTAACTGGTGTGTGCGTGGTTGCCACCAGCGCCCGGGAGCAGAGCCAGTGACGCTGCTGGCCTGTTGAGGCGGAAGCCATCACTTTGGGGATACGTCGGGAAGAACTCTGGCGCTGCCGTTTCTATAAAAATCAAATGATCACGGTGAGATAAAAAATGCAGGAAGCTGCACAGACCGGAAAAGTGCTTTTTACACGATTTTTCGGAGGTCAAAACTCACAGGGTCCTATGCTTTTCACGTCCATGTCAGCTATTTTGGAGCGAAATCATTGGGAATTTCATAGAAAAAGCGGATTTTCAGTCAATTTCACCAGTCCCGATGGCAGGAGTCTGCGATTTTGACCACGGGGAAGGACCAAAAATGCTGTTTCCTTCGTTTTTGAGCAGCACAGCCCACGTCAATGGAGATAGAAAGACCATTTCTTAAAAAATGCATTCTTTTCTTGCAGCTGTACATTATTTTTCGACCACATCGTCAGTGTATAATGTAAAACCAATGGTCATTAAGTCTTGTTATCTTATATGACTTGAGAATAAGAGGGTCATCAGGGTAGCTGCCATCAAATCGGTACAAAAGCGCTTCCCAATAGCTAAAAAACCCCCATTGTGTATAAAATAGGGCTTGAGGTCTCATTGTATCGCATTCAATCTCAACATGGTCACTCATGAGAGAAAGATATTTCCATTTTTCAGGCAATTGTACGCATCGGTCACACTCACCATGTGCGAGTGCCAGTTTTCCGTCACAATAAGATGTCGCAATATATTCACGCTCTTTTCTAAATAAAGAGTAATATGACATAATATTAATATTACTTGGGCTCGTATGACTGATAATAAAATGTGAAATAACAATAATAGCCAATGGATATAGTGAGCGAATTTGTATCATTTTAAAATACCGTATGGGCAGATACAGAGCATACACTTCTGTAGCAATGACAGCAATAAAAAAAAGCAGAGGTCCCCATTCGTAGAATATTGGCGGCAAGTGAGAATATATTATAAATTTATAATAGCGAAGTGGCCATGAGAGGCACTCAATGCAAAGTGTCCAGACAAGTGCCTGCCTGCAACGCTTTAGTGCAACATCGCGCATGGAACGGGGAGTAAGATCGATCGCCTTCATTGACTACGGAGAGGGGGGTAATATTTTTCAAGAATTTCAAAAAGCTATACAGAATTTATAGATGCTTGATAAAATCGGTTGACACAACGAACAACTCATGTACTTATAAAAACAGGAAAACATTGTCAAACAATAAAAAAAGGAGACGGCCATGCCAAGAGATAATTATGTAAGCACTGAAGACACCGAAACCCAAGAGATGGACTCCCTTTCAGAATCATTACTTGAGATAAGTACATTCTATGCCATTCAAAACAAAATAATGAAGATACGCTATGGCACTATTGGCAATAAGGACGAGAGAGATGGATTTATCGATCCAAACCTTCCGCCACTTAAAATTCCTGCACATCCAGCAGACGCAAACATTGACGAGAATATAACTAAGGCGAGAGAGAGTTTCAACCCTTTTTGGTTTATAGATATGGTCAAACCGAAAGGAGCATGGGACTATAAGCGCAGAAGTCGCGAATATGAAGATTTTGGCAATTTTAACTTTGGCGCAACCGCAAAAGCTTTTGGCTTTCAAGAGAAGTGGGCACTTCAAGCAGCTGGCATTGTACAAATTTTTCAACACAAGGCCAGTGCCGATTTCTATGATGAAAAATACTTGCAGGCATTAATTGATTTTAAAAAAGCATTTAATGGTCCTCCCTATGGAGATGAAAAAAGAGATCAGGAAATGATAAAACTAGGATTTCGTTATTATGACGATATTTATTTAAACAAATATGGCTGGAAACTAACAACAAAAGAAGATGTCCTCATAGCAGCCCAACAAGCTAGAGAAGCTGCGTTCCCATTATCCTCATACATAGCGGATCAATTGCAAAAATTGCTTAACTGACATATTTGACTGCATATACCATTAAAAACGGGCCGCCTCATCATACGTGACGTCCCGTTTTTTCATTCTAGGCTATCGCTGCCGTTGACAACCACCGCCACAGACGGACCACAGATGCGCCAACGAGATCGAGAACTGACCTATAAAAAACAAAAAATCCCGTTGGCTACTCGCCAACGAGATCACTTTTTCACAGGGGCTTTTAGAAGGATTTTAGGGGGTTAAATCACGCTTCTACTGTGTCAAGCAAGCGATCTCCCTCTAAGCTACGGTCCTATAAACAGAATCAGGGAACAGGCTAAATGCCCCAAACTCGTCCCGAAGTCAACCCCAAATCTTTCGTTCCCAAGAAAAAGTTGGGGGCCAAAACCGTTGGCTTCGTTGGCGCGTCGTTGGCTCGGGGTAAGTACGGATTTGGTACGGGGAGGTCAAGGGGTTTTTACTCTGGGTAGAAGAAAATCGGACGTTGGGGAGGATAAGAGAAAGTAAATAGTGTGTTATTTAAGTATGCTAAATTCAATCTTCAATGATTAGAGTATCATTCTTTCCTGAGTGCGGGGTAGCCTGTATGTCAGTGATGATACGATTTCCATAAACCAGCTAGCAAATCAACATGCTGATATGATTATATTATTTAATACAGCCCGTCCGCATCAATGAAAAACGACTAAAAGCGATCTTGCTTAAAAATCGACAAACTGTTACCGTTGATCTCATGATATACATTTTTGTATAAAATTTAATACAGAAAAAATATGAAAAAAGTTTATGTCTTGTTGAGCGGAGGAATCGATTCTTCAGCTTGTGCTCACTTTTATCAACAGGCAGACTTTCTAGTAGAAGCTATTTTCTTTAGTTACGGCCAAGCTGCTTCAGCTAAAGAAGAAATAGCTTCTAAAAATATTGCAGACCATCTTGGAATCCATCTGACTAAATACAACCTCGAGACTACCCAAACATTTTCTACGGGAGAATTGATCGGAAGGAATGCTTTTTTCATTTTTTCAGCAATCTTTTTTTCACGAATAACAAATGGATCAATCAGTCTTGGCATTCATGCTGGAACAACGTATTATGACTGTTCTGCTATTTTTTTTGACAGAATTAACAAACTAGTAAATGAATACACAAATGGATGCGTCAATATTCAGGCACCTTTTCTTAAATGGACAAAAAATGATATTTATCAATATTTTTTGTCAACAAAAATTCCCATAGAACTTACATATAGTTGCGAGTTAGGATCAGATTATCCGTGTGGAAGATGTGCATCGTGTAGAGACAGGAAGGCCTTGGGATGCTAGCTAAGCGGCGACATCTTTATTTAAATGATGGCAATATTGTTGATACTCCTCTTCTTATTCCTTCTTTTTCAAGCAAAGGATTCCCCTATATATCTGGCATAATTGATACGACCAAAGAGGTTATATGTGACGAGATACTTGTAAGCGCCTACGATATTTACTATAAAATAATTACACCTCCATTTTCGTTTCCTTCTTTGATTTTTTTGGATAGTGGAGGATATGAGGTCTCTTCTGATTATGACTTATCGGACGAAAGTGATAAGGTTCATAAACCTAATGACTAGAAATTAGATTTTTACAACGAGGTTATCTCTTCTTGGAAAAGCTCGCCCCCTTCGGTGCTAATAAGTTATGACCATCCTAAAGAGCGCATGCCTATAACAGACCAGATAGAAAGGGCAAAAACAAGTATTTTCAAATTTGACAATCATCTAAAAGAGTTATTAATTAAACCCGAAACACCAGACCAACAAACTTTAAAAATAAAATCAATAACTGACAACATATCTGATCTTTCTTCGTTCGATATAATAGGCGTTACAGAAAAAGAGATCGGGACATCAATCTTATCCAGAATGACAAATATTGCCAAAATAAGAACTTCTTTATCAGCAATTGGTAAAGAAACGCCTATTCATGTCTTTGGGAGTCTTGACACGATTACGACCCCACTGTACTTCGTTTCTGGCGCTGATATTTTTGATGGTTTAACTTGGCTACGGTATGCATTTTGCGATGGATATACTATGTATAAACACAACTACTCAGCTGTCAACATCGGTGTAAATGTCAAATCGCATAATATTGACGCCAATTGCTGGTACCATAACTATTATTATCTGTCAGACTTAAAACTGCAAATGCGTAGGTACTTAAAAGATGGAGATTTTGGTCATTTCTCATATCATACAGATCTCATTCGGAATTCATATGCAAACGTCATTGAGGCGATAGGAGATTGATATGGGTGGCGGCGGAGCATATACCCCATTTAGCCCTCGTAGAACACCTGAGCAAATAAGTCAACGTATCCGCGAAGAAGAAGCAAAAGCTGCTGCGGCTTCATTTAACTCAGAGCTAGGGCAGTTTATCAATAACCAACTAGCAAAATTCAACTCACGAGATATTGAGCTCGTTTCGGAACGTTTAGAGTCTCTACTTGACACCATTAAGGATAGACTCGATATATCTGTCAACACTTTATTTGGAGGTTCTGTTGCCAAACACACTTACGTTGACGGATTGAGCGATATCGACTCAATGCTTGTCATTAACGACTCGGCATTAACTGAAAAAACTCCATCAGCCATTTTAGACTTGTTAACACGCACATTAAAAAGCACTTATACTCAAGCCGCAAAAATAGACCACGGAAAGCTGGCAATCACTGTAGATTTTTTTGACGGCATGTCTATCCAACTTCTTCCGACAATTAAGTCAGAGCATGGATTAAGAATATCTTCAGAAGATGGCAACAAATGGTCATCAATTAACCCTTCAAAATTTCAAGAACTTTTAACCAAAAGAAATTACGAGTGTGCGTCTAAGCTTATTCCAACCATAAAAATAGTCAAATCAATCATTGGAACACTACCTGAAGCGAGACAGCTTTCTGGATACCACATTGAAAGTCTTTCTATCAACATTTTTAAAAACTATAATGGTGCAAAAACTTGCCAAGAAATGGTAAATATTTTTTTGAAAAGGCGCGAGACGCTATTTTAAAACCAATTCGCGACAAAACAGGTCAATCCATTCATGTTGATGACTATCTTGGACAAGAAAATAGCTCTGCCCGAATTGAAGCGAGCCATTTACTTGGAAGACTACACAAGAGAATTCTTAACGCAAACGCAGCTGCTTCAATTAATATGTGGGAAGTAATTTTGGGGATTGACTAATATGTCCTACCGAAAGGATGAAATAGAAAGAGTCAAACGAGTCGCGGACATGACTTGTTCAGCCCATGCTTTTTTGCGGGATAAATATTATTTTAAAAGTACTCTCCTTGACCTAGTGGTCGTCTCAATATCCACTTGGATTATTGCATTGGTTTTCGTTGAGCCAAAAATAAATATTATATTAACACCGTGGCATATTGAACCTATTATTTGGGTTGGTCTATTATCTATTTTAAGTTTTTTCTTTTCATTGCTTCAGTTTATCATCAACTGGAAAGAAAAATATAACTTACACAAAGCGGCCGTTGATATTTTCGCAGAATTAAAGAATGACGCACGAACATTACTTTTAACCGTACCAAGCGAAATAGATGAAGAAAAATTTAACTACTTTTGCCAAAAAGCAGTGGATGCTTCCAAAAAATCACCGCCAATACCTGAACGCATTTTTTTGAAAATGAAAAAACGGCACCTAATAAAAATCGCTATAAGCAAGCACCTTGATATGCACCCGAACTCGAGCATTGCAATTTTTAAGTTTAAGATGTTCATCGAAGACAATTTTCGCGTGGATCCTGGACAGTAGCATGAACAAAGCTTTATTAAATTTCTACGAAAATGCATATTCTTATTGTATCGAGAATAACTACCTCAATGAGATAGAATGGCAATCGTCACTTGACTTTTCCACCTTCACTGAAGTCGACCTACTTCGGGAGTCTTCCTGGGTAATTCTATGCAGCGGCTTCCGCGAGAGATGCGTAAAGAAAATTTTTAATTATATATCATTATGTTTTTTTGACTGGGAATCATCAGAATCCATAGTTGAACAATCTGATTTATGTATTAATACAGCCCTGTCAATCTTTAATCACTCCAAAAAAATTGTGGCTATTACTGATGTTGCAAAATTTATATTACACACTGGATTCTCTAATTATAAATCTCAAATTACCCGCAACCCAATTAACACACTGCAAAAACTTCCTTATATTGGCCCAATAACAGCGTTACATCTGGCCAAAAATATCGGTTTTAATACATCAAAACCAGACCGTCATTTAGAACGGCTAAGAAAATATTTCAGCTTTAAAGATACAAATTCACTCTGCAAATTACTTTCAAAATAAACGGGGCATGACATCAATTTGGTTGATCTGATTTTATGGCGCTACCTAGCGGATAATAGCAATACAGATTGCAATGATTTATTCTTTCACTAAAAATATAAGCTACGTTTTTATAAAGCTAGCTACACATACTTCACTTAATAATTCACATACCAAATAAAGACCCACGTCACCCTCTTCTCACAGGACGACGTGGGCCATAATGCGCAACTATTCCCCAACAATCCAGCTAGCTACTTCTTTTCCAAGACAATCTTCCCCTCTTCCAGGCACGATACCTTGAACTCATCGCCCTGCTTGAAGCCGTAGTTGGCCAGGAATGCACGGCAATAAATAACTACGAATTATTCCTAGAATGGCTCTTAACTCCTCAGGATATATGCTAAAATCTAGCAAGACCCTTTTGCGTTGTTTTACAGGTAACCTTATTAATGCGTTAATAAAAGCGCTGCCATTTTATTTAGTTTATCAAAATAATTATATTGATTTTGTTATTGAAAGGATATTCAGATGGAACAATGAGACACTTCTTGCACTGATCTTATTTTTGTTTTTTGCATTACCACTACTCATATCACTAATTGTTCGCAAGCATTTAAATGAATTTACTCGAGAGCTTCTTTCAACTTCTTCCGAACTCCTTATATCAGCAAATCAAATAATTTTAGGCCTTCTCATTTACTCAGGCATCGTAATAATTAAGACTTGGCCCCAAACAATCACAGATTACTTAGCAACAATTTTTCATTCAATATCATTTATCGCGTTTACAGCACTTTTAACAATTGCTACAACTTTTTTGGTGTGGTTAAAAAACAATATAATTGCCATACAAGCATCCGAAGAACACATCCAAAGACTAAAATTTTTCATGGGAAAAATGTCGTCTAGCCTACTCAAAATAGCACTAAATACAGCCTCAAAAGTAAAAAAATACTCTTTAGCTTTTTACAATAGATTAAATCGTCGCTAGATACATGCAGAATAACTAAAGACCCACGCCAACCAATTTTTCAGCTCGACGTGGGCCTTTTCACAGAACTATCCGAAATTCTGCTACTTCTTCTCCAGCACAATTTTCCCTGCTTCCAAACAGGACACATTGAACTCGTCGCCCTGGCTGAACCCGTAGTTGGCCAGAAGCGTCGGGGACAGACGGAGACCATTCTTCGAGAACTTCACGCTTCCAGAGGCCACGCGAGCATCCATCCCTTCGATCTTGTAGAATTTCTCATCCAGCGTCATCAGCTTCGTGAGATGGTTTTTCAGGGTGGTTTTGGGAATATCGAAGGCATCCATAATTTGCTGAGCGGTTTTCCCTTCGGTGATCATGGTGCGAAGTTTCATCGCGTCAAATTTCGATGCGATAGGCATGGGTAGGTCTCCTTAAGTTTCTTCTTCGGATTTTCGTGTGGAAGATAACTTAAATTTCGTTGCTGTCAACTTGGCGTGAAGCTTGTTTCGTTAAAATGAGTTCATTTTTGGAGCTTGAGCGAAAAAACAGTGGTAGTTTTCGATTCAGGTATTTGTCGAACAGAGTTGTCGACGCTCATCAAATGCTCTTCAAAAGCATCGTTGATGACGGTTCTGTCGCTGAAAACGAAATTATGCAGGAACCTGCACCGGCAACATGCTAAAATGACTTGAATTTTATTCTGAACTTATCCAAGCCCTCGGTCCCAGGCCTGGACTCACCCATCTTCCAGGACAGACCTCCCCTCCTTCGATCAGACAGACAGGGGCCTTCCTGAAATTTCCCACCAGGTCTTTGGGTCGACCCTCTCGGCAAAATTCCACTGCATCATAGTATCAATGGATTCTTTACGGTTAATTTCAGAGATGTCCTTATTGATAATCGGGCGATGCTAAGGAAAAGTCTTTCCAATTTGATATTCCTTGGTATTCAAATTTATGTTTGTCCATTAATTCAAAGAGATGTTCAAGTAGAATAATCCCAAACTTATCCCCTAGGCCTTGTTGAATCGTTGAGATTTCACTGCAAGAGCTGTTATCTATGCCAATCGACAAAATATACAGTAGCTGACAGTCAACTCCAAAGTCATTGATTCTTTTTACATACTTTTCATAGCAATTTCCACCCCTTTGATTCCAGCTAAACGTTATTCTATCGTAAGGCTTATTTTCAAGGATATAAATTCCCGTTTTACTAGCCAAGACAAGATCAAATATAATCCCGGAGACATCCCCCTCTTCTTCGATAAAAGCATCTTCGCCTATTGAAGTTTTAAATTTATTGTTTATATATCGAACAAGATCTTTGCCAGAAATACCTTTCTGTTTCTTTGGAACAAAAATTTCATCATACGTTATAAAAGGAGAAACCTTACGGGACGAGAACCATGGTGGACTTTTTTTCTCTCCAAGAAACACCGAGATTGGAATTTCTACTTTTTCTGACAAGAATTTCACAAAGCATGGGGTCCAAAATTGCTCTTCAGCACCTTTCCTCGTTTCTGTAAGGAATGTTGAATTTCTCATCATACTGTCCAGCGCTTATAAAAAATGCTTACTTAACATATTCACCCCGGCAGTAACAACCGCAATCCACTTTACCAAAACACTTATGGAATTTCCCCAGAGAGACTTACTGACCTTCCTGCTTAACTACGGTTCAAGGCGAGATGTTACTCATCACCGGGGCCATTCTGTGCTCGCTGATGGAGCCACCCGGAGCCGATCTTTTCCCCTCGGCCTGTTCCCCCGGCCCCCCTCTCCAACCTTCTCTACGGGCCCTTCCTGGGACTTTTTCCCAGAACTCCCCCATTGGACTCCC of Solidesulfovibrio fructosivorans JJ] contains these proteins:
- a CDS encoding polymorphic toxin type 44 domain-containing protein, whose product is MPRDNYVSTEDTETQEMDSLSESLLEISTFYAIQNKIMKIRYGTIGNKDERDGFIDPNLPPLKIPAHPADANIDENITKARESFNPFWFIDMVKPKGAWDYKRRSREYEDFGNFNFGATAKAFGFQEKWALQAAGIVQIFQHKASADFYDEKYLQALIDFKKAFNGPPYGDEKRDQEMIKLGFRYYDDIYLNKYGWKLTTKEDVLIAAQQAREAAFPLSSYIADQLQKLLN
- a CDS encoding 7-cyano-7-deazaguanine synthase, which encodes MKKVYVLLSGGIDSSACAHFYQQADFLVEAIFFSYGQAASAKEEIASKNIADHLGIHLTKYNLETTQTFSTGELIGRNAFFIFSAIFFSRITNGSISLGIHAGTTYYDCSAIFFDRINKLVNEYTNGCVNIQAPFLKWTKNDIYQYFLSTKIPIELTYSCELGSDYPCGRCASCRDRKALGC
- a CDS encoding CBASS oligonucleotide cyclase — protein: MGGGGAYTPFSPRRTPEQISQRIREEEAKAAAASFNSELGQFINNQLAKFNSRDIELVSERLESLLDTIKDRLDISVNTLFGGSVAKHTYVDGLSDIDSMLVINDSALTEKTPSAILDLLTRTLKSTYTQAAKIDHGKLAITVDFFDGMSIQLLPTIKSEHGLRISSEDGNKWSSINPSKFQELLTKRNYECASKLIPTIKIVKSIIGTLPEARQLSGYHIESLSINIFKNYNGAKTCQEMVNIFLKRRETLF
- a CDS encoding helix-turn-helix domain-containing protein, yielding MPIASKFDAMKLRTMITEGKTAQQIMDAFDIPKTTLKNHLTKLMTLDEKFYKIEGMDARVASGSVKFSKNGLRLSPTLLANYGFSQGDEFNVSCLEAGKIVLEKK